The Flavobacterium jumunjinense genome includes a region encoding these proteins:
- a CDS encoding 1-acyl-sn-glycerol-3-phosphate acyltransferase has protein sequence MQNFFIAINSYVNRRKLFSVLLFFVFFLIVGHFAFKIQFSEDITRLIPTNDKTSTTTKVLNQLNFSDKITVKISLEGENEAEVLSEMANLFIDDLDQECKGYIEEVQGKLDDENLEEVFDFVYNNLPLFLDEKDYQSIENKIQEDSISKIVESSYKSLISPTGIVSRDFILRDPLGISFIALKKMQQLSIGDDFQLQDGYIITKNKKNILLFVTPVLPTNETDKNTVFVDKLNAIKDSLNTQFKDKASLSFFGATPVAVGNATQIKKDVQLTSIFAGIALILILAFFYRSITTPIIIFIPSLLGAVFALAILYFTKSSVSAISLGISSILLGETTDYSIYVLTHLRNNKDVKLLYNDISKPLLLCGITTSISFLCLFFIKSEALKDLGVFAALCVTATSVFSLILIPLLYKFKKEKSIIGIKVFGGEKNILDKLAAYSYHKNKFFVIAMLVLLIVSSLFYSKVTFNNDLASLNFMSAELKQTEKELEKITDGNSKSIYLANYGDSFDAILKDNNTLFKILNANKEDSKIVNFSSIGGLVFSEKVQNDKIALWNYFWSNSKKNELKERLISEGNKYGFKESSFENFYDHLEMQFIPVSIADYKKIKSFFIEEFVAQKNGFHTISTIVKVSKEKRDAFVEEIKKQPNLVVIDRQQTNETFLGTLKDNFGTLINYSFIAMFFILLFSFRRIELVIVSIIPIMISWVFTTGLMGLFGLQFNVINIIVCTLIFGIGVDYSIFMTSALQKEHTYGRSELPTYRTSIMLSVATTILGIGVLIFAKHPALKSISIIAIIGIFSALLITFIVQPLVFAFFVTSRVKKGLPPFEIKRLIHSILSFIYYGLGGFLLSIVSVLLMKISPMLKGKKLKIFHSVLSKFMLSVLKTYPSNKKTVINKTEEKFEKPAVIIANHTSFLDILAIGSLSPKIIFLVSDWVYNSPIFGKGVRLAGFYPVSSGIDNGVEHLRSKVEQGFSLMVFPEGTRSEDNTVKRFHKGAFYLAEQFELDIVPVIIHGYSEVLPKGDFVINGGATNVEILPRISFDDEFFGKDYSERTKKLSLFFKEQYKKKRIELEQPDYFKKKLFNSFDYKESIVVNQVKDDFKEKALLYHKLNEFISEKAKILHIANDYGQCDILLLLQQSQREITSFIADEEKRGVAKTNYLIKKRKLNYIDIFETILQNKYNVVLFSDKNSNVEMKDILSISDCIILLDAEKYKEDVLLKDFVLESEEDKIIVLKRR, from the coding sequence ATGCAAAATTTTTTTATTGCAATTAATTCTTATGTAAATAGGAGAAAATTATTTTCTGTTTTACTTTTTTTTGTATTCTTTTTAATTGTAGGGCATTTTGCTTTTAAAATTCAATTTAGTGAAGATATAACTAGATTAATCCCAACGAACGATAAAACTAGTACAACAACAAAAGTTTTAAATCAATTAAATTTTTCAGATAAAATTACGGTAAAGATTTCTTTAGAAGGAGAAAATGAGGCTGAAGTTTTATCAGAAATGGCAAACCTTTTTATAGATGATTTAGATCAAGAATGCAAAGGTTATATTGAAGAAGTACAAGGGAAATTAGACGATGAGAATCTTGAAGAAGTATTTGATTTTGTATATAATAATTTACCTCTATTTTTAGATGAAAAAGATTACCAATCTATAGAAAATAAAATTCAAGAGGATAGTATTTCAAAAATTGTTGAATCAAGCTATAAATCATTAATATCTCCAACCGGAATTGTATCAAGAGATTTCATTCTAAGAGATCCATTAGGTATTTCTTTTATAGCGTTGAAAAAAATGCAACAGCTTAGTATTGGAGATGATTTTCAACTACAAGATGGTTATATTATTACAAAAAATAAGAAAAATATTCTGCTTTTTGTAACACCAGTATTACCTACAAATGAAACGGATAAGAATACTGTTTTTGTTGATAAATTAAACGCAATTAAAGATAGTCTAAATACGCAATTTAAGGACAAAGCATCATTAAGTTTTTTTGGTGCTACACCTGTTGCAGTAGGTAATGCAACTCAAATAAAAAAAGACGTACAATTAACATCAATTTTTGCTGGAATTGCATTAATATTAATTCTTGCTTTTTTCTATAGAAGTATAACAACTCCAATAATTATTTTTATACCTTCATTGTTAGGAGCTGTTTTTGCTCTTGCTATTTTGTATTTTACAAAAAGTAGTGTTTCTGCTATTTCTCTTGGGATTAGTTCAATATTATTAGGAGAAACGACAGATTATTCAATCTATGTATTAACGCATTTGAGAAATAATAAAGATGTTAAATTGCTCTACAATGATATTTCAAAACCTTTATTGTTATGCGGAATTACAACTTCAATAAGCTTTCTGTGTTTGTTTTTTATAAAATCGGAAGCATTGAAAGATTTAGGAGTTTTTGCAGCTCTTTGTGTTACTGCTACTTCTGTTTTTTCGTTGATTTTAATTCCTTTATTGTATAAATTTAAAAAGGAAAAATCAATTATTGGTATAAAAGTTTTTGGTGGAGAAAAAAATATTTTGGACAAGTTAGCGGCTTATTCTTATCATAAGAATAAATTTTTTGTCATAGCTATGCTTGTTCTCTTAATAGTAAGTTCATTGTTTTATTCTAAGGTAACTTTTAATAATGATTTAGCGTCACTTAACTTCATGTCTGCTGAATTAAAACAAACCGAAAAGGAATTAGAAAAAATTACTGATGGAAATTCAAAATCGATTTATTTAGCCAATTATGGCGATAGCTTTGATGCCATTTTAAAAGATAATAATACACTTTTTAAAATTTTAAATGCTAATAAAGAAGATTCGAAAATAGTTAATTTTAGCTCCATTGGAGGATTGGTGTTTTCTGAAAAAGTTCAAAATGATAAAATTGCATTATGGAATTATTTTTGGAGTAATTCAAAGAAAAATGAATTGAAAGAACGATTAATTAGCGAAGGAAATAAATACGGATTTAAAGAAAGTTCATTTGAGAATTTCTACGATCATTTAGAAATGCAATTTATTCCTGTTTCTATTGCTGATTATAAAAAAATAAAATCATTTTTCATAGAAGAATTTGTTGCTCAAAAAAACGGTTTTCATACTATTTCAACAATAGTTAAGGTTTCTAAAGAGAAAAGAGATGCTTTTGTAGAAGAGATTAAAAAACAACCCAACCTTGTTGTAATTGATCGTCAGCAAACAAACGAAACTTTTCTAGGTACATTAAAAGATAATTTCGGAACATTAATAAACTATTCATTTATTGCAATGTTTTTCATTCTCCTATTTTCATTTAGAAGAATAGAATTAGTGATTGTGAGTATTATTCCTATTATGATAAGTTGGGTTTTTACAACTGGTTTAATGGGGCTTTTTGGTTTACAATTTAATGTTATTAATATTATAGTCTGTACATTAATTTTTGGAATTGGAGTAGATTATAGTATTTTTATGACTTCAGCATTACAGAAAGAGCATACGTATGGAAGAAGTGAATTGCCTACTTATAGAACATCGATAATGCTTTCTGTTGCTACAACAATATTAGGTATTGGAGTTTTAATTTTTGCAAAGCATCCAGCATTAAAGTCTATTTCAATAATAGCAATTATTGGAATATTTTCTGCATTATTGATTACGTTTATTGTGCAACCTTTAGTTTTTGCTTTTTTTGTTACAAGTAGAGTGAAGAAAGGATTGCCTCCTTTTGAGATTAAACGATTAATCCATTCTATTTTATCTTTTATTTATTATGGTTTGGGTGGTTTTCTTTTGTCAATTGTAAGTGTTTTATTGATGAAGATTTCACCAATGTTAAAAGGTAAAAAATTAAAAATATTTCATTCTGTATTGTCGAAGTTTATGTTGTCCGTTTTAAAAACGTATCCTTCAAATAAAAAAACAGTAATAAATAAAACAGAAGAAAAATTTGAAAAACCAGCAGTGATAATTGCAAATCATACTTCTTTTTTGGATATTCTAGCTATCGGAAGCTTAAGTCCGAAAATTATTTTCCTAGTAAGTGATTGGGTATATAATTCTCCAATTTTTGGTAAAGGAGTGCGTTTAGCAGGTTTTTATCCTGTTTCTAGTGGTATCGATAATGGTGTTGAGCATTTACGTTCTAAAGTTGAACAAGGTTTTTCATTGATGGTTTTTCCAGAAGGAACGCGTTCAGAAGATAATACTGTAAAACGTTTTCATAAAGGAGCTTTTTATCTTGCAGAGCAATTTGAATTAGATATTGTGCCTGTAATTATTCATGGTTATTCTGAAGTACTTCCAAAAGGTGATTTTGTTATTAATGGTGGTGCAACAAACGTAGAAATATTACCAAGAATTTCTTTCGATGATGAGTTTTTTGGAAAAGATTATAGTGAGCGAACAAAAAAATTAAGTTTATTTTTTAAAGAACAATACAAAAAGAAAAGGATTGAGTTAGAGCAACCTGACTATTTCAAGAAAAAGCTTTTCAATAGTTTTGACTATAAAGAGTCAATTGTTGTTAATCAAGTAAAAGATGATTTTAAAGAGAAGGCATTACTGTATCATAAACTAAATGAGTTTATTTCAGAAAAGGCTAAAATTTTACATATTGCTAATGATTATGGTCAATGTGATATTTTGTTGTTATTGCAACAATCCCAAAGAGAGATTACCTCTTTTATAGCGGATGAAGAAAAGAGAGGTGTTGCTAAAACCAATTACCTAATTAAAAAAAGGAAATTAAACTATATAGATATTTTTGAAACTATATTGCAAAATAAATATAATGTAGTTTTGTTCTCCGATAAAAACTCAAATGTTGAGATGAAAGATATACTATCAATTTCAGATTGTATTATTCTATTAGATGCTGAAAAGTATAAAGAAGATGTACTTTTAAAGGATTTTGTGTTAGAAAGTGAAGAAGATAAAATAATTGTTTTAAAGAGAAGATAG
- a CDS encoding DUF2062 domain-containing protein: MEFKTVKDSIDKFKVCVIVPTYNNDKTLKRVLDSILEYTDQVIIVNDGSTDETSTILNVYSNLIQVHHPKNSGKGTALRNGFKKAIDLGYEYAITIDSDGQHFSSDIPKFINEITLNDTVLLIGSRNMAQDGVPKKSSFGNKFSNFWFWFETGIKLEDTQSGYRLYPLKMIPKKYFTNKFEFEIEIIVRSAWKGITVKNIPIQVLYDPLERVSHFRPFKDFTRISILNTILVIIAIFYIKPRNLLFSLKKKGIKKFILENILHSQDSPLKKSLSVALGVFIGICPFWGFQTLLVIGLSVFFKLNKAISFAASNISIPPLIPFVIYGSLKIGSFFIENNNPIQLNKSITFDDVQNNILQYLVGSFVLASLAAIVFGFVSYLFLIIFSTFKNKK; the protein is encoded by the coding sequence ATGGAGTTTAAGACCGTAAAAGATAGTATCGATAAATTTAAAGTTTGTGTTATTGTGCCCACATATAATAACGACAAAACTTTAAAGCGTGTTTTAGATTCTATATTAGAATATACTGATCAAGTAATTATAGTGAATGATGGTTCTACAGATGAAACATCAACTATTTTAAATGTTTATTCAAACTTAATTCAGGTTCATCATCCTAAGAATTCAGGAAAAGGAACTGCATTGAGAAATGGTTTTAAAAAAGCAATAGATTTGGGCTATGAATATGCAATTACTATAGACTCAGATGGGCAACATTTTTCTTCGGATATTCCAAAGTTTATAAATGAAATAACTCTAAATGATACTGTTTTGCTTATTGGAAGTAGAAATATGGCTCAAGATGGAGTTCCGAAGAAGAGTAGTTTTGGAAATAAATTTTCTAATTTTTGGTTTTGGTTTGAAACAGGAATTAAATTAGAAGACACACAGTCTGGCTATAGATTGTATCCTTTAAAAATGATTCCGAAGAAATATTTTACCAATAAATTTGAATTTGAAATTGAAATAATTGTTCGATCAGCATGGAAAGGAATAACGGTTAAAAATATTCCTATTCAAGTTTTGTATGATCCTTTAGAAAGAGTTTCTCATTTTAGACCTTTCAAAGACTTCACAAGAATAAGTATATTGAATACAATATTAGTTATTATAGCTATATTTTATATAAAACCTAGAAATTTACTTTTTAGCTTAAAAAAAAAAGGAATTAAGAAATTCATTCTAGAAAACATACTTCATAGTCAAGATAGTCCTTTAAAAAAATCATTATCTGTTGCGTTAGGAGTTTTTATAGGTATTTGTCCTTTTTGGGGATTTCAAACCCTACTAGTTATTGGTCTATCTGTTTTTTTTAAACTAAATAAAGCAATCTCTTTTGCAGCTTCAAACATAAGTATTCCTCCATTAATACCTTTTGTTATTTATGGTTCATTAAAAATTGGAAGTTTTTTTATTGAGAATAACAATCCAATTCAATTAAATAAATCAATTACCTTTGACGATGTTCAAAACAATATTCTACAATATCTTGTTGGAAGTTTTGTTTTGGCTTCATTGGCAGCAATTGTCTTTGGTTTTGTTAGTTATTTATTCTTAATAATTTTTAGTACATTTAAAAATAAAAAATAA
- a CDS encoding hotdog family protein, translating to MILKDFYKIISLTKNDDHKYVVIILVNENHNVFEGHFPGNPIMPGVCMMQIIKELTEQITERSLFMQSLSNVKFMALINPFVTPELKLELDITVTEDDLIKVKNTTFFGETTALKLLSVYKTV from the coding sequence ATGATTTTAAAAGATTTTTATAAAATAATTTCATTAACTAAAAATGATGATCACAAGTACGTGGTCATCATTTTGGTAAATGAAAACCATAATGTTTTTGAAGGACATTTTCCAGGTAATCCAATTATGCCAGGTGTTTGTATGATGCAAATTATTAAAGAGCTAACAGAGCAAATAACAGAACGTTCACTTTTTATGCAAAGCCTTTCCAATGTGAAATTCATGGCATTAATTAATCCTTTTGTTACACCAGAATTGAAATTAGAATTGGATATCACTGTGACAGAAGATGATTTAATAAAAGTAAAAAACACTACTTTCTTTGGAGAAACCACAGCTTTAAAGTTGTTGAGTGTTTATAAAACGGTATAG
- a CDS encoding outer membrane beta-barrel protein has protein sequence MKKQIFIAIFAIFGMSQIEAQVSFKPGVRAGLNFSHFTKGDDFYNSNGGVSNRREFNSKTDFYLGFYGALKLTNHYTLQPEIDYSRQGSKLKFNNSSQEGTFNISYLGVQIMNKFTFADKFNIHIGPGLDFQVEENFPAYNSVDLTFVLGAGYQFTDNFGIEARVKKGIIPVLSDDYDYDNNYYSDGNHTNVVFSIGATYTFDVK, from the coding sequence ATGAAAAAACAAATTTTTATTGCAATTTTTGCGATTTTTGGAATGTCTCAAATTGAGGCTCAAGTGTCTTTCAAACCAGGAGTTAGAGCAGGTTTGAATTTTTCTCACTTTACTAAAGGAGATGATTTTTATAATAGTAATGGTGGTGTATCAAATAGAAGAGAGTTTAACTCTAAGACTGATTTTTATTTAGGTTTTTATGGGGCTTTAAAATTGACAAATCATTACACATTACAACCAGAAATTGATTATTCAAGACAAGGTTCTAAGCTTAAATTCAATAATAGTTCTCAAGAAGGTACTTTTAATATTTCATATTTAGGAGTTCAAATAATGAATAAATTTACTTTTGCAGATAAATTTAATATTCATATTGGTCCTGGATTAGATTTTCAAGTTGAGGAGAACTTTCCAGCGTATAATAGTGTAGATTTAACTTTTGTTTTAGGAGCAGGATATCAGTTTACAGATAATTTTGGTATTGAAGCAAGAGTAAAAAAAGGAATTATTCCTGTTTTATCGGATGATTATGACTATGATAATAATTATTATTCAGATGGAAACCATACTAACGTAGTTTTTAGCATTGGAGCCACTTATACTTTTGATGTAAAATAA
- a CDS encoding LolA family protein, with protein sequence MKSNKVIIVFLSLISWIGFAQEQKMTNSEIVAFKQKVNAVAKKIQTLSSDFTQYKHMDFLSKDIETSGKMYFSAPNLLKWQYKNPYNYSILFKNNKIFIDDEGKKNTVDIGNSKIFGKINTLIVGSVSGNMFDEKEFTISFFKTKTNNITRLLPKDASLKKYIKQIELTFDSDDATVIQVKLIESSDDYTRIVLNNKKLNGKIEDSVFNN encoded by the coding sequence ATGAAGAGTAATAAAGTAATAATAGTATTTCTTAGTTTAATTAGTTGGATTGGTTTTGCTCAAGAGCAAAAAATGACGAATTCTGAAATTGTAGCTTTTAAACAAAAAGTAAATGCAGTTGCGAAAAAAATCCAAACACTTTCCTCAGATTTTACACAGTATAAACACATGGACTTTCTTTCTAAAGATATTGAAACTTCAGGAAAGATGTATTTCTCTGCTCCAAATCTATTAAAATGGCAATATAAGAATCCTTATAATTATTCTATCTTGTTTAAAAATAATAAAATTTTCATTGATGATGAAGGTAAGAAAAATACAGTAGATATTGGAAATAGTAAAATATTTGGAAAAATAAACACACTAATTGTAGGAAGTGTAAGCGGAAACATGTTCGATGAGAAAGAGTTTACTATTAGTTTTTTTAAAACAAAAACAAATAACATTACAAGGTTGTTACCAAAAGATGCTTCATTGAAAAAATACATCAAACAAATTGAATTAACTTTTGATAGTGATGATGCTACAGTTATTCAGGTGAAATTAATAGAATCTTCAGACGATTACACAAGAATTGTTTTAAATAATAAAAAGCTTAATGGGAAAATCGAGGATTCAGTTTTTAATAATTAA
- a CDS encoding polysaccharide deacetylase family protein translates to MSIHVDAFCENPLEKEKRIALTFDDGPHLVTPQILAILEKYNVKATFFCIGKNIETYPEILKQINERGHLIGNHSFSHSHFFDFYRKKRVIRELHATDEIIKKNIGKKPLFFRPPYGVTNPSIGRALKITNHNVIGWNIRSMDGIVKNEKMILNRIFKRVSPGSIILLHDTSLVTVSVLEQLLLFLQNNNYKVVSVDKLLNLNAYEE, encoded by the coding sequence TTGAGTATTCATGTCGATGCATTTTGTGAAAACCCATTAGAAAAAGAAAAAAGAATAGCATTAACTTTTGATGATGGACCACATTTAGTTACACCACAAATTTTAGCAATATTAGAAAAGTATAATGTAAAAGCTACTTTTTTTTGTATTGGTAAAAATATTGAAACATATCCTGAAATTCTTAAGCAAATTAACGAGCGTGGGCATTTAATTGGTAATCATTCATTTTCTCATTCTCATTTTTTTGATTTTTACAGAAAAAAAAGAGTAATAAGAGAATTGCATGCTACTGATGAAATTATAAAAAAAAATATAGGTAAAAAACCTCTTTTTTTTAGACCTCCATACGGTGTTACAAACCCTTCTATTGGACGCGCTTTGAAAATCACTAATCATAATGTAATTGGTTGGAACATAAGATCAATGGATGGGATTGTGAAGAATGAAAAAATGATATTAAATCGGATTTTCAAGAGAGTTTCACCTGGAAGTATTATTCTTTTACATGATACTTCATTGGTAACTGTTAGTGTTTTGGAACAGTTATTGCTATTTTTGCAGAATAATAATTATAAGGTAGTTTCTGTAGATAAACTATTAAATTTAAATGCGTATGAAGAGTAA
- a CDS encoding beta-ketoacyl synthase N-terminal-like domain-containing protein — protein MGKTYINGLGCISAQKTFEGVFLEEFDCNINENVLPVKTPVYKDYIPPVAIRRMAKGVKNGIVAANLAMKEAGVENLDAIITGTGMGCIEDSDKFLKALIDNNEEFLTPTSFIQSTHNTVGSQIALGIQCKAYNFTYVNAAVSFESALLDAKMQFDTDESSAILVGGIDEMSEYTSRLFKLSGFIKADDDAPYQVLDSKTKGAVYSEGATFFTLENKKTASTYAEIIDVDMVNTLTVEEVQNKMIEFLKLNNLDIKDIDAVVLGYNGDVEYDIYYKSVAESVLKNTTQIYYKHLSGEYNTASAFGLWVASKIIKTQGIPDILKINAIEKPEYKRILLYNQYKGLDHSFTLISKC, from the coding sequence ATGGGAAAGACATATATAAATGGACTTGGATGTATTTCTGCTCAAAAAACATTTGAAGGTGTTTTTTTGGAAGAGTTTGATTGTAATATAAATGAGAATGTTCTCCCTGTAAAAACACCAGTTTATAAAGATTATATTCCACCTGTAGCTATTCGACGTATGGCAAAAGGAGTAAAGAATGGTATCGTTGCTGCGAATTTAGCGATGAAAGAAGCAGGTGTTGAAAACCTAGATGCAATAATTACTGGAACTGGAATGGGGTGTATTGAGGATTCAGATAAGTTTCTGAAAGCTTTAATTGATAATAATGAAGAGTTTTTAACTCCTACCTCTTTTATTCAATCAACACATAATACTGTTGGCTCACAAATTGCTTTGGGAATTCAATGTAAGGCTTATAATTTTACCTATGTCAATGCTGCTGTTTCATTTGAATCTGCCCTTTTAGATGCTAAAATGCAATTTGATACTGATGAATCGTCTGCAATTCTTGTTGGAGGTATAGATGAAATGAGCGAATATACTTCAAGGTTATTCAAATTATCCGGCTTTATAAAAGCGGATGATGATGCACCTTATCAAGTTTTAGATTCTAAAACAAAAGGAGCTGTGTATAGTGAAGGAGCTACTTTTTTTACTTTGGAAAATAAAAAGACAGCTTCAACTTATGCTGAGATTATCGATGTCGATATGGTTAATACTTTAACAGTTGAAGAAGTTCAAAATAAAATGATAGAATTCTTGAAACTGAATAATCTAGATATTAAAGATATTGATGCTGTTGTTCTCGGTTATAATGGAGATGTTGAATATGATATTTATTATAAGAGTGTGGCTGAAAGTGTTTTGAAAAACACCACTCAAATTTATTATAAGCATTTGAGTGGTGAATATAATACAGCTTCAGCTTTTGGATTATGGGTAGCAAGTAAAATTATCAAAACACAAGGGATTCCAGATATTTTAAAAATAAATGCAATTGAGAAACCCGAGTATAAAAGAATATTATTATATAACCAATACAAAGGGTTAGATCATAGCTTTACTTTAATCTCTAAATGTTAA
- a CDS encoding beta-ketoacyl-[acyl-carrier-protein] synthase family protein, whose product MKGVAITGMGIISAIGSSVEENLESLLNNRIGITTVDNIVTIHKDVIKVGEIKKTNEELANELNLSKDNNYSRTAMIGVLAAKQAVENAGITAINEYKTGLISASSVGGMDMTERYYYEYFENPEVVKYISAHDGGDVAQKIAEQLGLKGLVTTISTACSSAANSIMMGARLIKSGKLDRVIVGGTDALAKFTINGFKTLMILSDTYNTPFDNDRKGLNLGEAAAFLVLESDEVVARENKKVLARVSGYGNANDAFHQTASSENGEGAFLAMEKAFQVSGLKPSQIDYINVHGTATPNNDLSEGRAVTRTFGEGLVPDFSSTKPFTGHTLAAAAAIEAVYSVLAIQNNVVFPNLNFKTPMSEFNMVPQTTLKNKNIDHVLSNSFGFGGNCSTVIFSKN is encoded by the coding sequence ATGAAGGGAGTAGCAATAACAGGAATGGGGATTATTTCAGCTATCGGAAGTTCGGTAGAAGAAAATTTAGAGTCATTACTTAATAATCGTATCGGTATTACAACTGTTGATAATATTGTTACAATTCATAAGGATGTAATAAAAGTTGGTGAAATTAAAAAAACCAATGAAGAGCTTGCTAATGAATTAAATCTTTCGAAAGATAATAATTATTCTAGAACTGCAATGATTGGAGTGCTTGCGGCAAAGCAAGCAGTTGAAAATGCAGGGATAACTGCAATCAATGAATATAAAACTGGATTGATTTCTGCTTCAAGTGTTGGTGGAATGGATATGACAGAGAGGTATTATTATGAATATTTTGAGAACCCTGAAGTAGTAAAATATATTAGTGCTCATGATGGTGGAGACGTTGCGCAAAAAATAGCAGAACAATTAGGGTTGAAAGGATTAGTAACTACTATAAGTACAGCTTGTTCTTCTGCAGCAAATTCTATAATGATGGGAGCTAGATTAATCAAATCTGGAAAATTAGATCGTGTAATTGTTGGTGGAACAGATGCTTTAGCAAAGTTTACTATTAATGGATTCAAAACATTAATGATTTTGTCTGATACCTACAATACTCCGTTTGATAATGATAGAAAAGGGCTAAATTTAGGAGAAGCTGCTGCTTTTCTTGTTTTAGAATCTGATGAAGTGGTCGCAAGAGAGAATAAAAAGGTGTTAGCAAGAGTTTCTGGCTATGGGAATGCTAATGATGCTTTTCATCAAACAGCATCTTCTGAAAATGGTGAAGGAGCTTTTTTGGCTATGGAAAAGGCGTTTCAAGTTTCTGGATTAAAACCATCTCAAATAGATTACATAAACGTACACGGAACAGCAACTCCAAATAATGATTTATCTGAAGGAAGAGCTGTTACTAGGACTTTTGGAGAAGGTTTGGTTCCTGATTTTAGTTCTACAAAGCCTTTTACAGGGCATACTTTGGCAGCTGCTGCAGCAATTGAAGCAGTTTATAGTGTTTTAGCAATTCAAAACAATGTGGTTTTTCCAAATTTGAATTTTAAAACACCAATGAGCGAATTTAATATGGTGCCTCAAACGACATTAAAAAATAAAAATATAGATCATGTTTTGTCTAATTCTTTTGGATTCGGAGGAAATTGTTCTACTGTAATTTTTTCAAAAAACTAA
- a CDS encoding phosphopantetheine-binding protein, with the protein MEALKQELKEKIIEVLNLEDINVADINDNDPLFGDGLGLDSIDALELIVLLDKEYGIKLLDPKLGKTIFESIETMAAYITEHRTK; encoded by the coding sequence ATGGAAGCATTAAAACAAGAATTGAAAGAAAAAATCATTGAAGTCTTAAACTTAGAAGATATTAATGTAGCTGATATTAATGATAACGATCCTTTATTCGGAGATGGATTAGGACTTGATTCTATAGATGCTTTAGAACTTATTGTTTTGTTAGACAAAGAATATGGAATAAAATTATTAGATCCGAAATTAGGTAAAACGATTTTCGAATCTATTGAAACTATGGCAGCTTATATTACTGAGCATAGAACTAAATAA
- a CDS encoding 3-oxoacyl-ACP synthase, with product MLENKTYIHSTCVIQKNKIVLNGESIFSNEIEGFNDFAKKFYQEFEIAYPKFFKMDSLSKLAFIGAELLLKPIIDPLKENNIGLLFANKSSSLDTDVKYQESISESESYFPSPAVFVYTLPNICLGEISIKHQLKSENSFFIFDTFNSSFMENYANVLLNIKKADKVLCGWVEYFNEEYKGFFYLVSDEGEIEHTKNNIEIEFNK from the coding sequence ATATTGGAAAATAAAACATATATACATTCTACCTGTGTTATTCAGAAAAATAAAATTGTTCTGAATGGAGAAAGTATTTTTTCTAATGAAATAGAAGGATTTAATGACTTCGCAAAGAAGTTTTATCAAGAATTTGAAATAGCTTATCCTAAATTTTTTAAAATGGATAGTTTAAGTAAATTAGCATTTATTGGAGCAGAATTACTTTTAAAGCCAATTATCGATCCTTTAAAAGAAAATAATATAGGTCTTTTATTCGCTAATAAATCGTCAAGTTTAGATACTGATGTTAAATACCAAGAATCTATTTCTGAATCAGAAAGTTACTTTCCAAGTCCAGCAGTTTTTGTGTATACATTACCTAATATTTGTTTAGGAGAAATTAGTATTAAGCATCAATTGAAAAGTGAAAATTCTTTTTTTATATTTGACACCTTTAATTCTTCATTTATGGAGAATTATGCAAACGTACTTTTGAATATTAAGAAAGCAGATAAAGTACTTTGTGGTTGGGTAGAATATTTTAATGAAGAATATAAAGGTTTCTTTTATTTGGTTTCAGATGAAGGAGAAATTGAACATACAAAAAATAATATAGAAATAGAATTTAATAAATAA